The Nocardia higoensis genome has a segment encoding these proteins:
- a CDS encoding RNA polymerase sigma factor, translating into MDVDSAGGPVTFESDRGDHADQESTASALVGMAVDGDEDAWELIVTQHTRYLGSIGTAKRLSSEECSDAVQETWLSAVAQLPKLRDPSRLRPWLAMIMRRNCESISLRRNTRREELVGDVADTVGEWLRDDRVDIERDILATERTSVLHQVLRLLPEAERVLLTELARNDGSYSEIAGHLGIPVGSIGPTRMRALRRLREMFDHTPTGDVLQFA; encoded by the coding sequence ATGGACGTCGATTCAGCAGGGGGGCCGGTCACTTTCGAGTCCGATCGAGGTGATCACGCCGATCAGGAGTCCACCGCCAGCGCGCTGGTCGGGATGGCGGTCGACGGAGACGAGGATGCCTGGGAACTGATCGTCACCCAGCACACTCGCTACCTGGGCTCCATCGGGACGGCGAAACGCCTCTCTTCCGAGGAGTGCTCCGACGCCGTGCAGGAGACGTGGCTCAGTGCGGTCGCCCAACTGCCGAAACTCCGCGACCCGAGCCGGCTTCGTCCGTGGCTGGCCATGATCATGCGACGTAACTGCGAAAGCATCAGCCTTCGCCGAAACACACGGCGCGAGGAACTGGTGGGCGACGTTGCCGACACCGTCGGGGAATGGCTTCGTGACGACCGTGTCGACATCGAGCGGGACATACTGGCCACCGAACGGACATCGGTGCTCCATCAGGTGTTGCGGCTGCTACCGGAGGCCGAACGCGTGCTCCTCACGGAGTTGGCCCGCAACGACGGTTCCTACAGCGAGATCGCCGGTCACCTCGGAATCCCGGTGGGCAGTATCGGCCCGACCCGGATGCGAGCGCTACGCCGGCTGCGCGAGATGTTCGATCACACCCCGACAGGTGACGTACTTCAGTTCGCCTGA
- a CDS encoding nucleotidyl transferase AbiEii/AbiGii toxin family protein, which yields MNIDEREAVADRFGVSPEQVERDHLISHLLAAISDRFGDRLHFIGGTALSRTHLTNGRLSEDIDLVALGSRTALAAELDAALPRAVARTHGRLEWMPALTATADTCAANLRSAQGLSVKIQLLSSRNRTLWPTESRILEQRYGDAPPAELFVPTLPAFAAAKTATWHDRRAPRDLWDLWALVAIDGIDHAAAELYRRYGPTNRLPGAHLFDRPPADDAWNSQLAGQTRLDITAAEALRKVREAWARLSPTGDSGG from the coding sequence ATGAACATCGATGAACGAGAGGCCGTGGCCGACCGGTTCGGCGTCTCCCCGGAACAGGTCGAACGCGATCACCTGATCTCCCACCTTCTCGCGGCGATCAGCGACCGATTCGGGGATCGGCTGCACTTCATCGGTGGAACAGCGCTTTCGCGCACCCACCTGACCAACGGTCGGCTCAGCGAGGACATCGATCTGGTCGCCCTGGGCAGCCGGACCGCACTCGCGGCGGAACTCGACGCAGCGCTGCCACGTGCTGTCGCACGCACCCATGGTCGGCTGGAGTGGATGCCGGCCCTGACCGCGACAGCGGATACCTGCGCTGCGAATCTCCGCTCGGCGCAGGGTCTGTCGGTCAAGATCCAATTGCTCTCCTCACGAAACCGGACACTCTGGCCGACTGAGTCGCGAATCCTCGAACAGCGCTATGGCGACGCCCCACCGGCCGAACTGTTCGTGCCTACCCTGCCCGCTTTCGCCGCCGCCAAGACAGCGACCTGGCACGACCGGCGCGCACCACGCGATCTGTGGGATCTCTGGGCACTGGTGGCAATAGACGGTATCGACCACGCCGCAGCAGAGCTGTATCGACGCTATGGTCCGACGAACAGACTGCCAGGGGCCCACCTTTTCGACCGGCCACCGGCCGACGACGCATGGAACTCGCAACTGGCCGGGCAGACTCGACTCGACATCACCGCAGCAGAGGCACTGCGGAAAGTCCGCGAGGCATGGGCACGTCTGTCACCCACCGGAGACAGCGGCGGATAG
- a CDS encoding type IV toxin-antitoxin system AbiEi family antitoxin codes for MLHRVAHGYYVIVPPEHVGRTWLPGLEAVAAGIASSIYGADNAVLMGISAARMWGAIPRALATAVVAVPRQHRPITLSDRTATVRFVRRDTDALDAERAETPLGPALVTTPEQTVLDLTKRPGLGNAEADVPAAVATLYARSDHERLVQLAAAQRLMGVLRRAESWGEIRA; via the coding sequence TTGCTCCATCGTGTCGCCCACGGCTACTACGTCATCGTTCCACCCGAACACGTCGGGCGGACCTGGCTACCGGGTCTAGAAGCGGTAGCCGCAGGCATCGCCTCCTCGATATACGGAGCAGACAACGCGGTGCTGATGGGAATCAGCGCCGCACGAATGTGGGGTGCCATTCCCCGCGCCCTCGCGACCGCGGTCGTCGCCGTCCCTCGCCAGCACAGGCCGATCACGCTGTCGGATCGGACTGCGACAGTGCGCTTCGTTCGGCGCGACACCGACGCACTGGATGCCGAGCGAGCGGAAACGCCACTCGGTCCCGCACTGGTTACCACCCCCGAACAGACCGTTCTGGACCTCACGAAACGACCGGGCCTCGGAAATGCCGAGGCAGACGTCCCGGCTGCTGTCGCGACGCTCTACGCACGCAGCGATCACGAACGACTCGTACAACTCGCGGCGGCACAGCGGCTCATGGGCGTGCTCCGCCGCGCCGAATCCTGGGGGGAGATACGAGCATGA
- a CDS encoding helix-turn-helix transcriptional regulator — translation MPDKAIRTKLVGRPSWGGSLRTGPRRHGPPRTGPWWNYPGREARRMTGSTLPRRALGRRLRELRERANKSQLAAGTCIEVSKQTIGRVEEGRPARISTAQYRELLDLYGASEAEREEVLELHKEVRAINDSVSTQGWWRAYSDVVNPHFDHYMSLEQACDRLTAFQLTLLPGLVQTSSYRRWIETTTDPVVSAVDVERRLELLARRQHRLTGAPGFQLNALLSEAALRHHVGSAEVMVEQLHHLIEVSRMPNVSLRVVPFTAGPHMGLRTQSFVLLHFPPLSVRAEPVPPVVYVEGYTGALFLEEDALVARHRAAVEDIQRAALDEENTRELVGQIAKEYTS, via the coding sequence ATGCCTGACAAGGCAATTCGTACGAAATTGGTTGGTCGTCCATCGTGGGGCGGTTCATTAAGAACCGGTCCACGACGGCACGGTCCACCACGCACCGGTCCGTGGTGGAACTACCCTGGTAGGGAGGCACGAAGGATGACAGGTTCGACACTTCCGAGGAGAGCGCTCGGCCGCAGGCTGCGCGAGCTCAGAGAGCGGGCGAACAAGAGTCAGCTCGCCGCGGGCACGTGCATCGAGGTGTCCAAGCAGACGATCGGGCGTGTGGAGGAAGGAAGGCCGGCGCGCATCAGCACGGCGCAGTACCGCGAACTGCTCGACCTCTACGGCGCGAGCGAGGCGGAGCGAGAGGAAGTTCTCGAGCTGCACAAGGAGGTGAGGGCGATCAACGACAGCGTCTCGACGCAGGGGTGGTGGCGCGCGTACTCCGATGTGGTCAATCCGCACTTCGACCACTACATGAGCCTCGAGCAGGCGTGCGATCGCCTGACCGCCTTCCAGCTGACGCTGTTGCCCGGCTTGGTGCAGACCAGCAGCTATCGAAGGTGGATCGAGACCACGACCGATCCGGTGGTCTCTGCGGTCGATGTAGAGCGCCGACTGGAATTGCTCGCGCGGCGACAGCATCGGCTCACCGGGGCACCCGGCTTCCAGCTAAACGCGCTGCTCTCCGAGGCGGCCCTGCGCCATCATGTCGGGAGTGCCGAGGTGATGGTGGAGCAGCTGCACCATCTCATCGAAGTCAGCCGCATGCCCAATGTCTCTTTGCGAGTCGTTCCCTTCACGGCGGGGCCGCACATGGGCCTGCGTACCCAGAGTTTTGTCCTGCTGCACTTTCCCCCGCTGTCAGTGCGCGCGGAACCGGTGCCACCGGTCGTCTATGTGGAGGGCTACACCGGCGCACTGTTCCTCGAGGAAGATGCGCTGGTAGCGCGCCACCGCGCGGCCGTGGAAGACATCCAGCGAGCGGCGCTGGACGAAGAGAACACCAGGGAACTGGTGGGACAGATCGCGAAGGAGTACACATCGTGA
- a CDS encoding DUF397 domain-containing protein, translating to MSADLSGAHWFKSTFSNAGGECVEIAHLDGGGVGVRDSKNPRGAVLTFTPAEWDAFLAGARDGQFDRP from the coding sequence GTGAGTGCAGACCTATCCGGCGCACACTGGTTCAAGAGCACGTTCAGCAACGCGGGCGGCGAGTGCGTCGAGATCGCACATCTGGACGGCGGTGGCGTCGGCGTGCGCGACTCCAAGAACCCGAGGGGGGCCGTCTTGACCTTCACCCCGGCGGAATGGGATGCCTTCCTCGCCGGAGCCCGCGACGGTCAATTCGATCGGCCCTGA
- a CDS encoding FAD-dependent oxidoreductase: MSRSGASASTNTRLGGHAVVLGASVSGLLAARVLADSYDRITLIERDRVSEVGIAPRRGAPQGRHAHGLLSRGAEIFEELFPGLLDEFVADGAPTISSPAELRNDLGGHLLCMTGEYTELSDTYQPSRPHLENSVRNRVMGLPNVKLIDGCQVVGLETTDDNTRVLGVEVLYTEDHSADVIHADLVVDATGRSGRATTWLEAMGYSRPPEETLRVDLLYVSQYLRPVPGSMGREKVVIIGHAPTRPTGAEYLEQEDGRWILTLIGYGGHHPPTDQAGFLAFAEPIVPPHVFASIRDAEPLSEIVAHRFPATVRRRYEKLSRFPEGLLVVGDAICSFNPIYAQGMTVAAIQAETLRNTLRGGTDRLAQRFFKAVSKPLGVTWQMATGSDLSIPQVEGPRPLSVRMVNAYINMVLTAAEHDSVLAERFLKVQYLLVPPTTLMRPGTMLRVFAGNLRRR; the protein is encoded by the coding sequence ATGAGTAGAAGCGGTGCCTCCGCATCGACGAACACGAGGCTCGGCGGGCATGCGGTAGTGCTGGGCGCGAGTGTCTCCGGCCTCCTCGCGGCGCGGGTCCTCGCGGATTCGTACGACCGCATCACGCTGATCGAACGCGACCGGGTGTCCGAGGTGGGCATCGCGCCCCGGAGAGGAGCGCCGCAGGGGCGGCATGCTCACGGGCTGCTCTCTCGCGGAGCCGAGATATTCGAGGAACTGTTTCCAGGGCTGCTCGACGAATTCGTGGCCGATGGCGCGCCGACCATCAGCTCGCCCGCCGAACTGCGGAACGACCTGGGTGGCCATCTGCTCTGCATGACCGGTGAGTACACCGAACTCTCCGACACATACCAGCCGAGCCGGCCGCACCTCGAGAACTCGGTACGCAACCGGGTCATGGGGCTGCCGAACGTCAAGTTGATCGATGGCTGCCAGGTGGTCGGTCTGGAGACGACCGACGACAACACCCGGGTGCTCGGCGTCGAGGTCCTGTACACCGAGGACCACTCCGCCGACGTCATACACGCCGACCTGGTGGTCGACGCGACCGGACGGTCCGGGCGAGCCACCACGTGGCTGGAGGCGATGGGGTATTCCCGTCCGCCGGAGGAGACATTGCGGGTCGATCTGCTGTATGTCAGCCAGTACCTTCGCCCGGTCCCCGGCTCGATGGGCAGGGAGAAGGTGGTGATCATCGGGCACGCTCCGACGCGTCCGACCGGTGCCGAGTACCTGGAGCAGGAAGACGGCCGCTGGATTCTGACCCTGATCGGGTACGGCGGCCACCACCCGCCGACCGACCAGGCCGGGTTCCTGGCGTTCGCCGAGCCGATCGTCCCGCCGCACGTGTTCGCCTCGATCCGCGACGCCGAACCGCTGAGCGAGATTGTCGCGCACCGGTTCCCGGCGACCGTACGCCGCCGGTACGAGAAGCTGTCCCGGTTCCCGGAAGGGCTGCTCGTCGTGGGTGACGCGATCTGCAGTTTCAACCCGATCTATGCGCAGGGCATGACCGTGGCCGCCATCCAGGCGGAGACCCTCCGGAACACACTGCGGGGCGGCACGGATCGGCTGGCGCAGCGGTTCTTCAAGGCCGTCTCGAAGCCGCTCGGTGTCACCTGGCAGATGGCCACCGGAAGTGACCTGTCCATCCCGCAAGTCGAAGGGCCCCGTCCGCTCTCGGTGCGGATGGTCAACGCGTACATCAACATGGTCCTGACCGCCGCCGAGCACGACAGTGTGCTGGCCGAGCGGTTCCTGAAGGTGCAGTACCTGCTCGTCCCGCCGACCACGCTCATGCGGCCGGGAACGATGCTCCGGGTCTTTGCCGGAAACCTGCGCCGCCGCTGA
- a CDS encoding PhzA/PhzB family protein, whose product MFQTEPAAHVAPTDDEVRRHNRAIVETYMATRGEDRLRRHLLFTEDGVGGLWTNDTGQPIAISGRDRLGEHGVWSLQCFPDWVWTNVEIFDTQDPNRFWVECDGEGRIVFPGYPVGHYRNHFLHSFLFEDGKIKQQREFMNPIEQYRALGIAVPAIRRDGIPT is encoded by the coding sequence ATGTTCCAGACCGAACCCGCCGCACATGTGGCGCCGACCGATGACGAGGTGCGCCGCCACAACCGCGCGATCGTCGAGACCTACATGGCCACCCGTGGGGAAGACCGGCTGCGCCGTCATCTGCTGTTCACCGAAGACGGCGTCGGCGGCCTCTGGACCAACGACACCGGTCAACCGATCGCGATCAGCGGTCGGGACCGCCTGGGCGAGCACGGCGTCTGGTCGCTGCAGTGCTTTCCCGACTGGGTCTGGACCAACGTCGAGATCTTCGACACCCAGGACCCGAACCGGTTCTGGGTCGAGTGCGACGGCGAAGGCCGGATCGTGTTCCCCGGTTACCCGGTCGGCCACTACCGCAACCATTTCCTGCACTCTTTCCTGTTCGAGGACGGGAAGATCAAGCAGCAGCGCGAATTCATGAACCCGATCGAGCAGTACCGCGCCCTGGGCATCGCCGTACCCGCCATCCGACGTGACGGAATCCCGACATGA
- a CDS encoding cytochrome P450, whose protein sequence is MVDRAVVDRFLMNRPTMDDQPISYELPCQAFILGRFGVYLRGFGGGGTGAQRYRGKSNTLVPKGSEMPVYEICLLLAVLPLAALGVLVPFLAESRKSAEPIRVRTNEFRRSTGRRADSDGWADVRVRGGHVDCPSVRFGAKPLATSVPVRKIDGAAPSKCPIGRGSPPDADNASRVPIFTEQFASDPYGAYARMRERFGSLVPVWLAPGVPATLVIGYRTALEILNDPERFPADPSSWQRGIRQGCPVLPMMQKRPNALRSSGIEHARYRAANVDALRRVDLTALHALVERSALRLIDGFGGSGRADLLGDYARPLVFEVIGELIGCDPDISERVAAGMATMFDTTTDAVSGNRSAVRALGELVARKRARPGEDVTSWLLAHPAGLDDAELVHQLFTLYAAASEPLTNLIVNTVSLMTSRPDFGGRVVAGEVSTRDALNHVLFRDPPLANFCMSYPRQPQLVGGIWLPAHQPIVISLAAANNDPAVMGGNIFGNESHLGLGAGPHRCPARALAELIAGDAIDQLLDVLPEIELAVPADRLSWRPGPFHRSLEALPVVFTPVSSLSVPTLR, encoded by the coding sequence GTGGTGGACCGTGCCGTCGTGGACCGGTTCTTAATGAACCGCCCCACGATGGACGACCAACCAATTTCGTACGAATTGCCTTGTCAGGCATTCATTTTAGGTCGATTTGGTGTGTACTTGAGGGGCTTCGGCGGTGGGGGAACCGGGGCTCAGCGATATCGCGGCAAATCCAACACTCTTGTGCCCAAAGGATCTGAGATGCCTGTGTACGAAATATGTCTGCTTCTGGCGGTTCTTCCGCTGGCGGCGCTGGGTGTGCTCGTGCCGTTCCTTGCCGAGTCCCGGAAGTCAGCTGAGCCAATCCGCGTGCGCACCAACGAGTTCCGACGATCGACGGGTAGGCGGGCCGACTCCGATGGTTGGGCTGATGTCCGAGTGAGGGGTGGGCATGTCGACTGCCCAAGCGTCCGATTCGGCGCGAAGCCGCTGGCTACCTCCGTGCCTGTCAGGAAAATCGATGGTGCTGCTCCCAGCAAATGCCCTATCGGTCGCGGCTCGCCGCCGGACGCCGATAACGCATCGCGTGTCCCGATCTTCACCGAACAATTCGCATCCGACCCGTATGGCGCATACGCCCGGATGCGTGAGCGGTTCGGTTCGCTGGTGCCGGTGTGGCTGGCTCCTGGGGTTCCCGCGACGTTGGTGATCGGCTATCGGACCGCGCTGGAGATCCTCAACGATCCCGAGCGCTTCCCGGCCGATCCCAGTTCCTGGCAGCGTGGCATCCGCCAGGGGTGTCCGGTTCTGCCGATGATGCAGAAGCGTCCGAACGCGTTGCGCAGCAGTGGGATCGAGCATGCGCGGTATCGCGCGGCGAACGTGGACGCGCTGCGGCGCGTGGATTTGACCGCCCTGCATGCGCTGGTCGAGCGCAGTGCGCTGAGGTTGATCGACGGGTTCGGCGGCTCAGGTCGGGCCGATCTGCTCGGCGACTACGCACGCCCGCTGGTGTTCGAGGTGATCGGCGAGCTGATCGGGTGCGATCCCGACATCAGTGAGCGGGTCGCTGCCGGGATGGCGACGATGTTCGACACCACCACCGATGCGGTCAGCGGGAACCGTTCGGCGGTGCGGGCGTTGGGCGAGCTCGTCGCCCGCAAACGTGCCCGGCCGGGGGAGGACGTCACGTCCTGGCTGCTCGCGCATCCTGCCGGTCTGGACGATGCGGAACTGGTCCATCAGCTGTTCACCTTGTATGCGGCGGCGAGTGAGCCGTTGACGAATCTGATCGTCAACACGGTGTCGTTGATGACGAGCCGCCCGGACTTCGGGGGCCGGGTCGTCGCGGGTGAGGTCTCGACCCGTGACGCGCTGAACCATGTGTTGTTCCGTGATCCGCCGTTGGCGAACTTCTGCATGTCCTACCCGCGTCAACCGCAGCTCGTCGGCGGCATTTGGCTGCCGGCGCATCAGCCGATCGTGATCAGCCTGGCCGCGGCCAACAACGACCCGGCCGTGATGGGCGGCAACATCTTCGGCAACGAGTCCCATCTGGGACTGGGCGCAGGGCCGCACCGTTGCCCCGCACGGGCGCTGGCCGAGCTGATCGCCGGTGATGCGATCGATCAGCTCCTCGACGTGCTGCCCGAGATCGAACTGGCGGTCCCCGCCGACCGGCTGAGCTGGCGGCCGGGCCCGTTCCATCGGTCCTTGGAAGCGCTGCCGGTCGTCTTCACACCTGTTTCGTCACTGTCGGTTCCGACCCTCCGCTGA
- a CDS encoding cytochrome P450 family protein has protein sequence MTDLQTTPVPGREPDPIRLDVTGADIIGEAIALRERGPLVRVLLPGDIPAWAVTDPEVIKGLFTDWRVSKDAHRHWPAFITGGVPADWPQIAWVSVRNMFTAYGKEHHRLRRLVGPAFSARRVAALRPQIRMIIRRLLDDLAARPDGTVIDLREDYATQVPLRVITALMGVPAELQPRLRVCVDEIFSTSPRRDPSTTFTELVDTLTQLVARRRIEPGKDMTSLLISHRDNDDRLSEEELVHTLLLVISAGYETTVNLIDRAVYQLLTRPELLAQLRTGAVTWSQLIEECLRYAPPVPNLPLRYAVTDIDIAGQRIEAGEAILACFAAANRDPHLHGPHPDVFDPTRPNTEHLSFGYGPHYCLGAALARLEAIEALPALFGRFPDLTLAVEPGELRPLPSFVSHGHRSLPAYLDRPRDPGGPHRGR, from the coding sequence ATGACCGATCTGCAAACAACACCCGTACCTGGCCGCGAGCCTGATCCGATCCGGCTGGACGTCACCGGCGCCGACATCATCGGCGAAGCCATCGCGTTGCGTGAGCGCGGGCCGCTGGTCCGGGTGCTGCTGCCCGGCGATATCCCCGCGTGGGCGGTCACCGACCCGGAGGTGATCAAGGGACTGTTCACCGACTGGCGGGTGTCCAAGGACGCCCATCGACATTGGCCCGCCTTCATCACCGGGGGAGTGCCCGCGGACTGGCCGCAGATCGCGTGGGTGTCGGTGCGCAACATGTTCACCGCCTACGGCAAAGAGCACCACCGTCTGCGCAGACTCGTCGGCCCTGCCTTCAGCGCTCGCCGCGTCGCCGCGTTGCGCCCGCAGATCAGGATGATCATCCGCAGGCTGCTCGACGATCTCGCCGCCCGCCCCGACGGGACGGTGATCGACCTGCGCGAGGACTACGCCACCCAAGTGCCGCTGCGGGTGATCACCGCCCTGATGGGAGTCCCCGCCGAGCTGCAACCGCGACTGCGGGTGTGTGTCGACGAGATCTTCTCCACCAGCCCGCGCCGCGACCCGTCGACCACCTTCACCGAGCTGGTCGACACCCTGACGCAGTTGGTGGCGCGCCGCCGCATCGAGCCCGGTAAGGATATGACCAGCCTGCTCATCAGCCACCGCGACAACGACGATCGGCTCAGCGAAGAAGAACTCGTCCACACGCTGTTGCTGGTGATCAGCGCCGGCTACGAGACCACCGTCAACCTGATCGATCGGGCCGTCTATCAGTTGTTGACCCGGCCTGAGCTACTGGCGCAACTGCGTACCGGTGCTGTGACGTGGTCGCAGCTGATCGAAGAGTGCTTGCGGTACGCGCCGCCGGTGCCGAATCTGCCGCTGCGCTACGCGGTCACCGATATCGACATCGCGGGCCAGCGGATCGAAGCCGGTGAGGCGATCCTCGCCTGCTTCGCCGCCGCCAACCGTGACCCGCACCTGCACGGCCCGCATCCCGACGTCTTCGACCCGACCCGCCCGAACACCGAGCATCTGTCCTTCGGGTACGGGCCGCACTACTGCCTCGGTGCGGCCCTGGCCCGGCTGGAGGCGATCGAAGCACTCCCCGCGCTGTTCGGGCGGTTTCCCGATCTGACGCTCGCTGTCGAGCCGGGTGAATTGCGGCCGCTGCCCAGTTTCGTATCCCACGGACATCGGTCCCTGCCCGCGTATCTGGACCGGCCGCGCGATCCGGGAGGGCCCCACCGTGGCCGCTGA
- a CDS encoding BTAD domain-containing putative transcriptional regulator, producing MVFAVLLLHANRLLGREQLIDAVWGDAIPTHAVNLLQRHVSRLRKVLEPDRQVRGPSSQLVWVDNGYVLAVADGGLDLDVFESTVARARAARAAGDLACAAEQLRSALSLWRGPLCDGLNSPFLHAERDRLAERRLDVLEDQLELEVALGNHTEAIDQLRRLTTDHPLRERFWGTLMLALYRSGRQGDALRAYRSAQQRIRSDLGVEPTGSLQRLHQRLLVGDPDPASSTSAGKQAAPTKRVVGPTKPMAGGPPPAQLPHARSDFAGREAEIRRLDALLDDDDGLEKGLVIAAITGTAGIGKTSLAVHWAHRIRDRFPDGQLYIDLRGFDPAGPALQPSEVIRHFLHAFGAHPSRLPVDVDRQAALYRGLLHGRRMLIILENATDAAQVRPLLPGGPGCLAVVTSRNSMVGLVAVDGAHAVNLDLLNAEEAREILVRRLGADRIARKPAAVETIIDACAGLPLALSIVAARAATNRLFYLDELARELEGAHGSLDAFDCGDDSTNVRAAFAYSYRSLRAPTARLFRLLAYADPVISVQSAAGLADQPPALVGKLLAELVQANLVIERESGCFVLPVLLRLYARELSEESDGLDHAVGCADPEILHFARTTVADLRAAYTRYPAIPP from the coding sequence GTGGTCTTCGCCGTTCTGCTGCTTCACGCGAATCGGCTGCTGGGTCGAGAACAACTGATCGACGCCGTGTGGGGTGATGCGATTCCCACCCACGCGGTCAACCTTCTCCAGCGGCATGTTTCGCGCCTGCGCAAGGTTCTCGAGCCCGACCGGCAAGTCAGGGGGCCGTCCAGCCAACTCGTCTGGGTGGATAACGGATACGTGCTGGCCGTCGCCGACGGCGGCCTGGATCTGGACGTGTTCGAGTCCACGGTGGCGCGGGCGCGTGCCGCACGCGCGGCCGGGGACCTGGCATGTGCCGCCGAACAACTGCGGTCCGCGTTGAGCCTGTGGCGAGGACCCCTGTGCGACGGACTGAACAGCCCATTCCTCCACGCCGAGCGCGACAGGCTGGCCGAGCGCCGCCTCGACGTGCTCGAGGATCAACTCGAACTGGAGGTCGCTTTGGGCAACCACACCGAAGCGATCGACCAACTCCGGCGGCTGACGACCGATCACCCTCTGCGGGAACGTTTCTGGGGCACGTTGATGTTGGCTCTGTATCGATCGGGCCGCCAGGGCGACGCCCTGCGGGCCTACCGCAGTGCGCAACAGCGAATCCGCAGCGATCTAGGGGTAGAGCCCACCGGCTCACTGCAACGACTCCACCAGCGGCTGCTGGTCGGAGATCCCGACCCGGCATCCTCGACGTCCGCTGGAAAGCAGGCGGCCCCCACGAAACGGGTGGTCGGCCCGACGAAGCCCATGGCAGGCGGGCCCCCGCCCGCGCAACTGCCACACGCCCGCTCCGATTTCGCCGGGCGAGAGGCGGAGATCCGACGATTGGATGCCCTGCTCGACGACGATGACGGTCTGGAGAAAGGCCTGGTCATCGCGGCGATCACCGGAACGGCCGGGATCGGCAAGACCAGCCTGGCCGTGCACTGGGCGCACCGGATACGCGACCGCTTCCCCGACGGCCAGCTCTACATCGATCTGCGAGGGTTCGATCCCGCCGGACCGGCATTACAGCCGTCCGAGGTGATTCGGCACTTTCTGCACGCGTTCGGCGCACACCCGTCCCGCTTGCCGGTCGATGTCGACCGGCAAGCCGCGCTCTACCGTGGCCTGCTCCACGGCCGCCGCATGCTGATCATTCTCGAGAACGCCACCGACGCCGCACAGGTGCGGCCGTTGCTGCCCGGTGGTCCCGGCTGCCTCGCCGTGGTCACCAGCCGGAACTCGATGGTCGGCCTCGTCGCGGTAGACGGTGCGCACGCCGTCAATCTCGACCTGTTGAACGCCGAGGAAGCACGAGAAATCCTCGTCCGCCGTCTAGGCGCGGATCGCATCGCGCGTAAACCCGCGGCGGTCGAGACGATCATCGACGCGTGTGCGGGACTTCCGCTGGCACTGTCGATCGTGGCCGCCCGTGCTGCGACAAACCGGCTCTTCTACCTCGATGAGCTGGCGAGGGAGCTCGAAGGGGCGCACGGCAGCTTGGACGCGTTCGACTGCGGCGACGACTCGACCAACGTGCGGGCAGCGTTCGCCTACTCATACCGAAGTCTGCGTGCACCGACGGCACGGCTGTTTCGACTGCTGGCATACGCCGATCCGGTCATCTCCGTTCAGTCGGCGGCCGGTCTGGCCGACCAGCCACCCGCACTGGTGGGCAAGCTCCTGGCCGAACTGGTTCAGGCGAACCTGGTGATCGAACGGGAATCGGGCTGCTTCGTGCTGCCGGTCCTGCTTCGGCTGTACGCGCGCGAACTCTCCGAGGAAAGCGATGGCCTCGATCACGCTGTCGGATGTGCCGACCCGGAGATCCTGCACTTTGCCAGAACCACCGTCGCCGACCTGCGCGCCGCCTACACCCGCTACCCGGCAATCCCGCCTTGA